A genomic segment from Pyrodictium occultum encodes:
- the pstC gene encoding phosphate ABC transporter permease subunit PstC: MRAKARTSARIFTEGFLPRLRSRDDKRFFIVHIPVSILVFLILASMLAVILVKSLPVIRHEGLSVFVKNVWRAVEDNPEKEEYGLLAAIYGTIYTSVIAVLIAAPLSISLAVALEELTPKRLRGLVATLVDLMAATPTIIYGVWAMVYLAPVMRNFLDFMYRHFGWIPFFSEPPVTGYTIATAGVMLGIMVVPYAAALIREAYSMVPQHLREAAYSIGATRFEVIRILLGLVKPSIVAGLVLAFGRAMGETVAVSLVVGNAFDIPVAVSKPGITVSSLIASMFKTASYYKYMESALFAGGLALFVIGLAVNVIGMLYIRRWEEEISRV; encoded by the coding sequence GTGCGGGCCAAGGCTAGAACCAGTGCACGCATTTTTACCGAAGGGTTCCTACCCCGCCTCCGCAGCCGCGACGACAAGCGGTTCTTCATAGTCCACATCCCGGTCTCTATTCTCGTATTCCTCATACTAGCCTCGATGCTCGCAGTGATACTCGTCAAGTCTCTCCCGGTGATACGTCACGAGGGCCTCTCGGTGTTCGTGAAGAACGTGTGGAGAGCGGTCGAGGACAACCCGGAGAAGGAGGAGTACGGGCTCCTCGCAGCAATATATGGCACAATATACACCAGCGTCATAGCTGTGCTGATAGCGGCGCCCCTCTCGATAAGCCTGGCAGTGGCGCTGGAGGAGCTGACCCCCAAGAGGCTCCGGGGCCTCGTAGCAACCCTAGTAGACCTGATGGCTGCCACCCCCACGATAATCTACGGTGTCTGGGCCATGGTCTACCTGGCCCCGGTTATGAGAAACTTCCTCGACTTCATGTACAGGCATTTCGGCTGGATACCTTTCTTCAGCGAGCCCCCGGTGACGGGCTATACCATAGCCACCGCGGGCGTCATGCTGGGCATAATGGTTGTCCCATATGCGGCCGCCCTGATAAGGGAGGCGTACTCTATGGTGCCCCAGCACCTCCGCGAGGCGGCCTACAGCATCGGGGCCACGAGGTTCGAGGTGATCCGGATACTTCTCGGCCTCGTGAAGCCTAGCATAGTTGCTGGCTTAGTGCTTGCGTTCGGCAGGGCTATGGGGGAGACCGTGGCGGTCAGCCTGGTGGTGGGCAACGCATTCGACATACCCGTGGCGGTCTCGAAACCAGGTATAACGGTGTCAAGCCTCATAGCAAGCATGTTCAAGACGGCTAGCTACTACAAGTACATGGAGAGCGCCCTCTTTGCGGGCGGCCTAGCCCTATTCGT